From the genome of Syntrophales bacterium, one region includes:
- the ptsP gene encoding phosphoenolpyruvate--protein phosphotransferase, with the protein MMEKNEGNHLSMLCDMSEIASLLAGSENMESFFNHTVTMVAEHLRVPVCSIYLYDDETRELVLKATLGLNPRAVGKVRMKRGEGLVGTAMDTLDPVLEGSARTSKNYLYFEEADEDMYESFLAVPIGRGDERIGVIVVQHEQRDYFNQLDVTALRGIASQLAGVIANARLLMSIERQPGPTPMEEIFRRLRFVKGKSGSEGYAHGLSAPFDKRNSLRLYDAIPPDEDRATREDFFRSLKETSDQLEDLQGDFFQRLPEAASLIFDAHHLILKDEGFSRRVMEHMDEGKGAAESVRLAALYYIKAFSSSNYGYLREKVVDIEDLGLRIIENLLPTTARDSYSMAGRIVIADVLYPSDILWLAAEEVRGAVLVGGGTTSHIAILSRSLQLPLVITDNRDLLVIPRGTSLLVDADLGDIYVNPSPAVISSFRRKKETRLSLEKAAAAVTDTTVTRDGEPVEIMANINLLGELPLARGLKARGVGLYRTEFPFLVRSGLPSEEEQYAIYRRVFAEMEGRPVVIRTLDLAGDKVLPYMESCREENPQLGLRSIRFLFENRDIFEHQVRAILRAAADVEKVGILFPLISSIDEFEEARRCVESCMTELERQKLPHHRSPALGPMVELPALVEIIDEMAREADFASIGTNDLVQYMLAADRANDRVIRYYQPWHPAVLRGLEKIVKAFNKRGKGISLCGELAHECNFIPFLVGIGIRVLSVDPRFIPSVQKCLKETDLAEARRFALAVLAESTVKGVLGQVRIAGNNAKAETFTA; encoded by the coding sequence ATGATGGAAAAAAACGAGGGAAACCACTTGAGTATGCTCTGCGATATGAGCGAAATCGCTTCGCTTCTGGCCGGAAGCGAGAACATGGAGAGCTTTTTCAACCACACCGTTACCATGGTGGCGGAGCACCTCCGGGTTCCCGTGTGTTCCATCTACCTCTATGACGATGAAACACGCGAACTCGTGCTGAAGGCAACATTGGGGCTGAATCCCCGGGCTGTTGGAAAAGTGCGGATGAAACGGGGTGAAGGCCTGGTCGGGACAGCCATGGATACTCTTGATCCCGTGCTTGAAGGGTCTGCAAGAACCAGCAAGAATTACTTATATTTTGAGGAAGCTGACGAGGACATGTACGAATCCTTTCTCGCCGTTCCCATCGGACGCGGCGACGAGCGGATCGGCGTCATCGTGGTTCAGCACGAGCAGCGGGATTATTTCAATCAGCTCGATGTGACGGCACTTCGCGGCATAGCGTCACAACTGGCGGGTGTCATCGCCAACGCCCGTCTTTTGATGAGCATCGAACGGCAGCCCGGGCCGACACCCATGGAAGAAATCTTCCGGCGTCTTCGGTTCGTCAAGGGGAAAAGCGGCTCGGAGGGATACGCCCATGGCCTTTCAGCACCTTTTGACAAACGAAATTCCCTCAGACTCTACGACGCCATTCCCCCTGACGAGGACAGGGCCACCAGGGAAGATTTTTTCCGTTCTCTCAAAGAGACATCGGATCAGCTGGAAGATCTTCAGGGAGATTTTTTCCAGAGGCTGCCCGAGGCGGCCTCCCTCATCTTCGATGCCCACCACCTGATTCTCAAGGACGAAGGCTTTTCCCGGCGTGTCATGGAACATATGGACGAGGGAAAGGGTGCGGCGGAGTCGGTCAGGCTTGCCGCCCTGTATTACATCAAGGCATTTTCTTCGAGTAACTATGGCTACCTTCGAGAAAAGGTGGTGGACATCGAAGATCTGGGGCTGCGCATCATTGAAAACCTCCTGCCCACAACAGCCCGAGACAGCTATTCCATGGCGGGCCGTATCGTTATTGCCGACGTACTCTATCCATCCGACATCCTCTGGCTTGCCGCCGAGGAAGTGCGGGGAGCCGTCCTTGTCGGAGGAGGCACCACGTCACACATAGCCATTCTGTCACGATCGCTCCAGCTTCCCCTGGTTATCACCGACAACAGGGATCTCCTGGTGATTCCCCGGGGAACGTCCTTGCTTGTGGACGCCGACCTCGGAGATATCTATGTAAACCCATCACCTGCCGTGATCTCGAGCTTCCGGAGGAAAAAGGAGACGCGCCTGTCCCTGGAAAAAGCGGCCGCTGCCGTCACGGATACAACCGTCACAAGGGACGGGGAACCGGTAGAGATCATGGCCAACATCAACCTGCTGGGGGAACTGCCCCTGGCACGAGGGCTGAAGGCCCGGGGAGTGGGGCTCTACAGAACGGAGTTCCCCTTTCTCGTCCGGTCGGGACTGCCCTCCGAAGAGGAACAGTATGCCATCTACCGCCGCGTGTTTGCCGAAATGGAAGGGCGCCCCGTGGTAATAAGAACCCTCGATCTCGCGGGAGACAAGGTCCTTCCATATATGGAATCCTGCAGGGAAGAGAACCCTCAACTGGGCCTCCGGTCGATACGATTTCTCTTCGAAAACAGGGATATTTTCGAACACCAGGTCCGGGCTATACTCAGGGCCGCGGCGGATGTTGAAAAGGTGGGCATTCTATTCCCGCTCATTTCGTCCATCGATGAGTTCGAAGAGGCCCGACGGTGTGTCGAATCCTGTATGACCGAACTGGAACGGCAGAAGCTCCCCCATCATCGGTCACCGGCGCTGGGCCCCATGGTGGAATTGCCGGCCCTGGTTGAGATAATTGACGAGATGGCCCGGGAAGCGGATTTTGCCTCCATAGGAACCAATGATCTCGTGCAGTACATGCTTGCGGCGGACCGTGCCAATGACCGGGTCATCCGCTACTACCAGCCGTGGCATCCCGCGGTATTGCGGGGACTGGAAAAGATTGTAAAGGCCTTCAACAAGCGGGGCAAAGGGATATCGCTCTGCGGTGAGCTTGCCCACGAATGTAATTTCATACCATTCCTCGTCGGAATCGGAATCCGTGTACTGAGCGTCGATCCCCGTTTTATTCCCTCGGTTCAGAAATGCCTGAAGGAAACCGATCTCGCCGAGGCCAGGCGCTTTGCCCTCGCCGTGCTTGCGGAAAGCACCGTGAAGGGGGTTCTGGGGCAAGTCCGGATCGCTGGAAACAATGCAAAAGCCGAAACGTTCACTGCCTGA
- a CDS encoding Smr/MutS family protein, which produces MQKPKRSLPDLVPHRGELVDMTGDMTRSLKESPRSRTIAIGLSSAALCLYRAGEEEHSLKSVKHSLRYNPFRDLESKGFPKSPPENRRTDPAPETDEDLFEKAMEEVVPIDREKVLTVVSRRKPGRNRTVCPEDRDTLNHLRDLVSRGRGFSVAHTPEYMEGSLYRQAPPDITERLHDGDFSVQDHIDLHGLTLEEGGKELEMFFSDATTRGLRMVLVIHGRGKSSPAKPVLKSLVREWLTTGPYRTWVIAFASARLCDGGAGATYVLLRHRPLTKRHKKSGKGNA; this is translated from the coding sequence ATGCAAAAGCCGAAACGTTCACTGCCTGACCTTGTCCCCCACCGGGGAGAGCTGGTGGACATGACCGGGGACATGACGCGGTCACTGAAAGAGTCTCCACGAAGCCGGACCATTGCAATAGGATTGTCTTCTGCTGCACTGTGCCTATACCGGGCCGGAGAGGAGGAACACTCCTTGAAATCCGTTAAGCATTCCCTGCGCTACAACCCGTTCAGAGATCTTGAATCGAAGGGCTTCCCCAAAAGCCCTCCCGAGAATCGCCGGACAGATCCCGCTCCTGAAACCGATGAGGATCTCTTCGAAAAGGCAATGGAAGAGGTGGTTCCCATCGATCGCGAAAAGGTTCTCACAGTCGTGTCCCGACGAAAACCGGGACGGAACCGGACTGTCTGCCCTGAGGACAGGGATACGCTGAATCACCTGCGGGATCTGGTGAGCCGGGGGAGGGGGTTTTCAGTGGCTCACACGCCGGAGTATATGGAAGGGTCGCTCTATCGGCAGGCTCCCCCGGACATTACCGAGCGGCTCCACGACGGTGATTTCTCCGTCCAGGATCACATCGATCTTCACGGCTTGACCCTGGAAGAAGGGGGAAAGGAACTGGAGATGTTTTTTTCGGACGCCACGACCCGGGGGCTGCGCATGGTACTGGTCATTCACGGCAGGGGAAAATCTTCGCCCGCAAAGCCGGTGCTCAAGTCCCTGGTGCGGGAATGGCTTACCACCGGGCCCTATCGAACATGGGTAATTGCCTTTGCAAGCGCGCGCCTCTGTGATGGTGGAGCCGGGGCGACCTATGTGCTGCTTCGCCACAGGCCGCTTACGAAACGGCATAAAAAGTCGGG